A stretch of Cheilinus undulatus linkage group 20, ASM1832078v1, whole genome shotgun sequence DNA encodes these proteins:
- the LOC121528715 gene encoding carbonic anhydrase-like, translating into MHLSSFLTCLALGTVVNYAAGSDWCYTGCEHTPTHWKDIPGSVCGGNRQSPIDINPSHVKTDKNLHNFTFTNFSSQNVIKSLKNNNHTVKLTLKENEVEVSGGGLNGTYSTLQFHFHWGKTEHHPGSEHTIDKHRYPMEMHVVNLKKDLSEPAKNPEGIAVLAFFIDATDDGDMTGPWGSLTSYLTNNTDSEVAFTHNISINDLIGDVDRTKFYRYMGSLTTPNCSEAVVWTIFQDPIKVNKDLIEMFPKKTGVSNVFRPSQNINGRQVYASPATTLPSSHPWCYDDHCEFSPSKWKLLPQSFCGGERQSPININTSKTVTNKQLTDFGYTKFEDKRAVEYITNTGHAIKCVLKEDLVAVSGGGLGHVYTTLQFHFHWGSMSEDSEGSEHTVDSHSYPMEMHIVSRRKDLSLEDAVNTPNGLSVLGFFIEATDSTKSSSGGSSHHETSSTSKPTSDMNAWKKLTSYLPLIQNISSKATVTEEISIDDLLGDVDRAAYYRYNGSLTTPSCNEAVVWTVFKESIKVDKDLMKMFPTHAGYKNVFRPAQDLHNRTVFTTKSTAGAPVPVLLFLLLACFCALSYNLNLFGLTAN; encoded by the exons ATGCATCTTTCCTCTTTCCTGACGTGCCTGGCTTTGGGAACTGTGGTCAATTATG ctgCTGGGAGTGATTGGTGCTACACTGGCTGTG AGCACACCCCGACTCACTGGAAAGACATCCCTGGATCTGTCTGTGGAGGAAATAGGCAGTCTCCCATTGATATAAACCCTAGCCatgttaaaactgacaaaaacctGCATAACTTCACCTTCACCAACTTCTCCTCACAGAATGTCATCAAATCACTCAAAAACAATAACCACACAG TGAAATTGACTTTGAAGGAGAATGAAGTGGAAGTGAGTGGAGGGGGACTTAATGGAACATACTCTACGCTTCAGTTTCACTTCCACTGGGGCAAGACAGAACATCATCCAGGCTCAGAGCACACCATTGATAAGCACAGATATCCAATGGAG ATGCACGTAGTCAATCTAAAGAAGGATTTGTCGGAGCCAGCGAAGAATCCAGAGGGTATCGCTGTCCTCGCATTTTTCATTGAT GCAACGGATGACGGCGATATGACAGGACCATGGGGCTCACTCACATCCTACCTGACAAACAACACAG actcaGAAGTTGCCTTTACCCACAACATCTCCATCAATGACCTGATTGGTGATGTAGACCGCACAAAGTTCTATCGCTACATGGGCTCTCTAACTACGCCCAACTGCAGCGAAGCAGTTGTATGGACGATCTTTCAAGACCCAATCAAGGTCAACAAAGACCTG ATTGAGATGTTTCCCAAGAAGACAGGAGTCTCAAATGTATTTCGgccatctcaaaatattaacGGCCGTCAGGTGTATGCTTCCCCTGCTACTACTTTACCTTCAA gTCATCCTTGGTGCTATGATGATCACTGTG AATTCAGTCCGTCAAAGTGGAAGCTCCTGCCTCAGTCATTCTGTGGTGGCGAACGCCAGTCTCCCATCAACATAAATACAAGTAAGACTGTGACGAACAAGCAGCTCACAGACTTCGGCTAcacaaagtttgaagacaaACGTGCTGTCGAGTACATCACAAATACGGGACATGCAA TAAAGTGTGTCCTGAAGGAGGATTTGGTGGCGGTCTCAGGAGGGGGTTTGGGACATGTCTACACTACccttcagtttcattttcactgGGGCTCCATGTCAGAAGACTCAGAGGGCTCAGAGCACACTGTTGATTCACACAGTTACCCAATGGAG ATGCACATAGTAAGCAGAAGAAAGGATTTGAGTTTGGAGGATGCAGTGAACACCCCTAATGGCCTGTCGGTTCTGGGATTTTTTATTGAG GCCACAGATTCTACCAAAAGCAGCAGTGGTGGATCTAGTCATCATGAG ACAAGTTCCACGTCAAAGCCAACATCTGATATGAACGCCTGGAAGAAACTGACCAGCTACCTTCCACTCATACAAAACATCA gCTCCAAAGCCACTGTCACAGAAGAGATCTCTATTGACGATCTGCTTGGTGACGTGGATCGAGCTGCATACTATCGCTACAACGGCTCCCTGACCACCCCAAGTTGTAATGAAGCCGTGGTCTGGACTGTTTTTAAAGAGTCTATCAAAGTGGATAAAGACCTG ATGAAGATGTTCCCGACTCATGCAGGATATAAGAACGTGTTTCGGCCTGCACAGGATCTTCATAACAGGACAGTCTTTACCACCAAATCTACAGCCGGTGCCCCTGTTCCTGTCCTACTATTTCTGCTGCTGGCATGTTTCTGTGCCCTTTCTTATAACCTGAATTT GTTTGGCTTAACTGCAAATTAA